One genomic window of Sodaliphilus pleomorphus includes the following:
- a CDS encoding dihydrofolate reductase yields the protein MDTTLSAIVAIDAHGAIGRNGQLLCHLPADLKHFKAITTGHSIIMGRKTFESFPRGPLPGRQNIVVTRNAHYRPQGVTVAHSIDQAIAMVEMPGEAFILGGGTLYQATIGLVSTLHLTRIEAAFAEADTFFPHIDAAQWAVASEEHHEADERNPYPYTFVTLCRK from the coding sequence ATGGACACAACATTATCGGCTATCGTAGCCATCGACGCCCACGGTGCAATCGGCCGAAACGGGCAACTCCTGTGCCACCTGCCGGCCGACCTCAAGCACTTCAAGGCCATCACCACAGGCCACAGCATCATCATGGGCCGCAAGACCTTTGAATCCTTCCCCCGCGGGCCGCTGCCCGGGCGCCAAAACATCGTGGTGACCCGCAATGCCCACTACCGCCCCCAAGGGGTGACCGTGGCCCACAGCATCGACCAGGCCATCGCCATGGTCGAGATGCCTGGCGAGGCCTTCATCTTAGGTGGCGGCACCCTCTACCAAGCCACCATAGGCCTGGTGAGCACCTTGCACCTCACGCGCATCGAGGCCGCCTTTGCCGAGGCCGACACCTTCTTTCCGCACATCGACGCCGCCCAGTGGGCTGTCGCCAGCGAGGAGCATCACGAGGCCGACGAGCGCAACCCCTACCCCTACACCTTTGTCACCCTCTGCCGCAAGTAA
- a CDS encoding DUF5689 domain-containing protein, with amino-acid sequence MRRYFLYLSMILLATGLLASCNDDFDTPPMVVPTAQDKPNTTIADFKAKYWKDAVNYIDTVKDDIVIHGYVTSSDETGNIYKSLYIQDETGGLTISVNQNSLYNTYRVGQEIVIPMKGAWIGKYNGQQQLGYPQYYQQGGVWEATFLPQDTWEGMAQLNGLPNMAKVDTMTVKISDLKTDKASLLKYQGRLVKLQNVKFEAANGELTYAEAGATTNRNLVDNQGNTIVMRNSNYATFRNDILPLGSGDVVGLLYYYNTHNGSAGTWQLYIRSTSDVIGFSTSTKGLLKDPYSIAEAISLQNQGKSGWVSGYVVGAVAPEVTSVKSNSDIEWKAPTTLDNTLVIADDPNCTDASKCVAVSLPQGTPFRAQANLKDNEAVYKTKIWVKGTMASYMNMAGITGNSGSTEEFRLSVVTGGETSLNEGFDGGKLPTGWTVATVSGDKSWYVTLFDNNYYAAMTGYKGTNPPFESWLITPALDIKNAKSKVLSFLSQVNGYGSTTSRFQVYVLNSTDPATATVKQELNAKLAVAPASGYSAFVESGDVDLSKWADGSYYIGFRFYATKDANYATWCVDNVKFGQAGTKPQPSGTSADLSTMNGGLPTATYGNYTSAAGWAATNASLLRGAGRRCRCQPCVHLHRHCNGVEQRVCHGCQPQRQDHGSGQAGVASAEGRLCHPEIHLRLCLHREKGLVDARRHQAERCRCEIVYRDQGRCREVHGL; translated from the coding sequence ATGAGACGTTACTTTTTATATCTCTCGATGATATTGCTGGCCACCGGCCTGCTGGCCAGCTGCAACGACGACTTCGACACTCCGCCCATGGTTGTGCCCACGGCCCAGGACAAGCCCAACACGACCATCGCCGACTTCAAGGCCAAATACTGGAAAGACGCGGTCAACTATATCGATACCGTGAAAGACGATATCGTGATACACGGCTATGTGACCAGCAGCGACGAGACGGGCAACATCTACAAGAGCCTCTACATCCAGGACGAGACCGGCGGGCTCACCATCAGCGTGAACCAGAACAGCCTCTACAACACCTACCGTGTGGGACAGGAAATCGTGATACCCATGAAGGGCGCCTGGATAGGCAAGTACAACGGCCAGCAGCAGCTGGGCTATCCGCAATACTACCAGCAGGGCGGCGTGTGGGAAGCCACCTTCCTGCCCCAGGACACCTGGGAGGGCATGGCACAGCTCAACGGCCTGCCCAACATGGCCAAGGTCGACACCATGACGGTGAAAATAAGCGACCTCAAGACCGACAAGGCCTCGCTGCTCAAGTATCAAGGCCGGCTGGTGAAACTGCAGAACGTGAAATTTGAGGCAGCCAACGGCGAGCTCACCTATGCCGAGGCTGGTGCCACCACCAACCGCAACCTGGTCGATAACCAGGGCAACACCATCGTGATGCGCAACAGCAACTATGCCACCTTCCGCAACGACATCCTGCCCTTGGGCAGCGGCGACGTGGTGGGCCTGCTCTACTACTACAACACGCACAACGGCAGCGCAGGCACCTGGCAGCTCTACATACGCAGCACCAGCGATGTGATAGGTTTCTCGACCAGCACCAAGGGCCTGCTCAAAGACCCCTATAGCATCGCCGAGGCCATCTCGCTCCAAAACCAGGGCAAGAGCGGCTGGGTGAGCGGCTATGTGGTGGGCGCCGTGGCCCCCGAGGTGACCAGCGTGAAAAGCAACAGCGACATCGAGTGGAAGGCTCCCACCACCCTCGACAACACGCTCGTGATTGCCGACGACCCCAACTGCACCGATGCAAGCAAGTGCGTGGCCGTGTCGCTGCCGCAAGGCACCCCCTTCCGTGCACAAGCCAACCTGAAGGACAACGAGGCCGTGTACAAGACCAAGATATGGGTCAAGGGCACCATGGCTTCCTACATGAACATGGCCGGCATCACCGGCAACAGCGGTTCGACCGAGGAGTTCAGGCTCAGCGTGGTCACCGGCGGCGAGACCTCGCTCAACGAGGGCTTCGACGGCGGCAAGCTGCCCACGGGCTGGACCGTGGCCACCGTGAGCGGCGACAAGAGCTGGTACGTCACCTTGTTTGACAACAACTACTATGCAGCCATGACGGGCTACAAGGGCACCAATCCGCCATTTGAGTCGTGGCTCATCACGCCGGCACTCGACATCAAGAATGCCAAGAGCAAAGTGCTGAGCTTCCTCTCGCAGGTGAACGGCTACGGCAGCACCACCTCGCGCTTCCAGGTGTATGTGCTCAACAGCACCGACCCGGCCACGGCTACCGTCAAGCAGGAGCTCAACGCCAAGCTCGCCGTGGCGCCTGCCAGCGGCTATAGCGCCTTTGTGGAGAGTGGCGACGTCGATCTGAGCAAGTGGGCCGACGGTAGCTACTACATAGGTTTCCGCTTCTATGCCACCAAGGATGCCAACTATGCCACTTGGTGTGTCGACAACGTGAAATTTGGCCAGGCTGGCACCAAGCCGCAGCCCAGCGGCACCAGCGCCGACCTGAGCACGATGAACGGCGGCCTACCCACGGCCACCTATGGCAACTATACCAGCGCGGCCGGCTGGGCGGCTACCAATGCCAGCCTGCTGCGGGGTGCGGGGCGGCGCTGCCGATGCCAACCCTGTGTTCACCTTCATAGGCACTGCAACGGGGTCGAACAGCGAGTATGCCACGGCTGTCAACCTCAGCGGCAAGACCACGGCAGTGGGCAAGCTGGTGTCGCCAGTGCTGAAGGGCGGCTGTGCCACCCTGAAATTCATCTACGGCTGTGCCTACACCGAGAGAAAGGGCTTGTCGATGCGCGTCGACATCAAGCAGAACGGTGCCGTTGTGAAATCGTTTACCGTGACCAAGGCCGATGCCGTGAAGTACACGGCCTATGA
- a CDS encoding carboxypeptidase regulatory-like domain-containing protein, whose translation MRSILFFLLTLLLSVPAMAGTGLQGVVIDARTSQPVAGATVMLDEQGLTATTGPGGDFLIEGAKAGSDRLLIMGYGYKDYAQDVVLTAGVVANLGVIKISDNAFVSRAQQSINEANHEIQLTESQLEDEEGNTQAVATLTGANDNPFYQAASFGWSIMRFRVRGYNSEYTNTYINGVNFNDAARGRFNYSMLGGLNQAFKSKSIGLGLEVNNFAFGGVGGANNINTLARDYAPGLRGSVAYTNGNYRWRGMVTYSTGLMPNGWALTLSAVGRYADEGVIPGSFYKSWGYFLSVSKDLNASHTLSLVTFGAPTRRASNSATYKEAYELAGSNLYNSNWGWQQGKKRNARTVEAFDPTVILNWLWKPKMGTTLNTGVSFHKSYYSSSALNWHNAADPRPDYYRYLPSYYTDEATHALYYNNWTMGGDSYRQINWDKLYQTNYLNTTIADQTGVENGSTYIIEKRHSNQASWTLSSNLNTRLSEQLTLQAGYDANYTRSSYYKTIDDLLGGRYWLDVDNYSERDFPGDHNTPQNDLRNPNRKVGVDDRFGYDYDINQYSSSLWVQNVWNFARWDVSYSATGSYTTYQRDGNMQNGRAPEHSYGKGAHHNFWNWGLKGSIDYKLDGHNTFVAHAYYGTKAPLSYNAYVSPRVKDDVIAHLKSERIASADVGYSWNFRTLRGVITAFYTDMQKGTERTSFYDDLNSTFMNYALTDVHKVFKGVELGLSWKMTDRVTFNAAMNLARYQYKNRPTGTRSFENGSEADITKTVYLKNFYVSGTPQECYTIGFNYAAPHMWFFEVNGSWMNRSYIELSPVRHESIDELWKIADSQEALQNKINEITRQDKLNEALVINMSIGKLIYLSRSSSLNINLNLSNLLDNKNIQTGGYQQGRFDYKNYDMSKYPNKYYYAQGFKMYLNLGVRF comes from the coding sequence ATGAGAAGCATACTCTTTTTTCTACTCACGCTGTTGCTGAGCGTGCCGGCCATGGCTGGCACCGGCCTGCAAGGCGTGGTGATTGACGCCAGGACCAGCCAGCCTGTGGCGGGAGCCACGGTGATGCTCGACGAGCAGGGCCTCACTGCCACCACCGGGCCCGGCGGCGACTTCCTGATCGAGGGAGCCAAGGCTGGCAGCGACCGCCTGCTCATCATGGGCTACGGCTACAAGGACTATGCCCAGGATGTTGTGCTCACGGCTGGTGTGGTCGCCAACCTGGGCGTGATCAAGATCAGCGACAACGCCTTTGTGAGCCGTGCTCAACAGAGCATCAACGAGGCCAACCACGAGATCCAGCTCACCGAGTCGCAGCTCGAGGACGAGGAAGGCAACACCCAGGCCGTGGCCACCCTCACGGGTGCCAACGACAACCCCTTCTACCAGGCAGCGAGCTTCGGGTGGAGCATCATGCGCTTCCGTGTGCGCGGCTACAACTCGGAGTACACCAACACCTACATCAACGGTGTGAACTTCAACGACGCAGCCCGCGGCCGCTTCAACTACTCGATGCTGGGCGGCTTGAACCAGGCCTTCAAGAGCAAGTCGATAGGGCTGGGGCTTGAGGTGAACAACTTTGCCTTTGGCGGCGTGGGCGGTGCCAACAACATCAACACCCTTGCCCGTGACTATGCCCCGGGCCTGCGCGGCAGCGTGGCCTATACCAACGGCAACTACCGCTGGCGCGGCATGGTCACCTACAGCACTGGCCTCATGCCCAACGGCTGGGCGCTCACCCTGAGCGCGGTGGGCCGCTATGCCGACGAGGGCGTGATACCAGGCTCGTTCTACAAGAGCTGGGGCTACTTCCTCTCGGTATCTAAAGACCTCAACGCGAGCCACACACTCTCGCTGGTGACCTTCGGGGCACCCACGCGCCGCGCCAGCAACTCGGCCACCTACAAAGAGGCCTACGAGCTGGCTGGCAGCAACCTCTACAACAGCAACTGGGGCTGGCAGCAAGGCAAGAAGCGCAACGCCCGCACCGTCGAGGCCTTCGACCCCACGGTGATACTCAACTGGCTGTGGAAACCCAAGATGGGCACCACGCTCAACACCGGCGTGTCGTTTCACAAGTCCTACTACTCGTCGTCGGCCCTCAACTGGCACAATGCTGCCGACCCGCGCCCCGACTACTACCGCTACCTGCCCAGCTACTACACCGACGAGGCCACCCACGCGCTCTACTACAACAACTGGACCATGGGCGGCGACTCCTATCGGCAAATCAACTGGGACAAGCTGTACCAGACCAACTACTTGAACACGACCATAGCCGACCAGACCGGCGTGGAGAACGGCTCTACCTATATCATCGAGAAGCGCCACAGCAACCAGGCCAGCTGGACGTTGAGCTCCAACCTCAACACCCGCCTGAGCGAGCAACTCACCCTGCAGGCCGGCTACGATGCCAACTACACCCGCTCGAGCTACTACAAGACCATCGACGACCTGCTGGGGGGCCGCTACTGGCTCGACGTGGACAACTACTCGGAGCGCGACTTCCCCGGCGACCACAACACGCCGCAAAACGACCTGCGCAACCCCAACCGCAAGGTGGGTGTTGACGACCGCTTCGGCTATGACTACGACATCAACCAGTACTCGAGCAGCCTGTGGGTGCAAAACGTGTGGAACTTCGCCCGCTGGGACGTGAGCTATAGCGCCACGGGCAGCTACACCACCTATCAGCGCGACGGCAACATGCAGAACGGCCGCGCTCCCGAGCACTCCTATGGCAAGGGCGCGCACCACAACTTCTGGAACTGGGGCCTGAAGGGCAGCATCGACTACAAGCTCGACGGCCACAACACCTTTGTGGCACATGCCTACTATGGCACCAAGGCCCCGCTCAGCTACAACGCCTATGTGAGCCCCCGCGTGAAAGACGACGTGATTGCCCACCTCAAGAGCGAGCGCATAGCCAGTGCCGACGTGGGCTACTCGTGGAACTTCCGCACGCTGCGCGGCGTGATCACAGCCTTCTACACCGACATGCAGAAGGGCACCGAGCGCACCTCCTTCTACGACGACCTCAACAGCACCTTCATGAACTATGCCCTCACCGATGTGCACAAGGTGTTTAAGGGCGTGGAGCTGGGACTGAGCTGGAAGATGACCGATCGCGTGACCTTCAACGCAGCCATGAACCTGGCCCGCTACCAGTACAAGAACCGTCCCACCGGCACCCGCAGCTTTGAAAACGGCTCTGAAGCCGATATCACCAAGACGGTGTACTTGAAAAACTTCTATGTGAGCGGCACCCCGCAAGAGTGCTACACCATAGGCTTCAACTATGCCGCGCCGCACATGTGGTTCTTTGAGGTGAACGGCTCCTGGATGAACCGCAGCTATATCGAGCTCTCGCCGGTGCGCCACGAGAGCATCGACGAGTTGTGGAAGATTGCCGACAGCCAAGAGGCCCTGCAAAACAAAATCAACGAGATCACCCGGCAGGACAAGCTCAACGAGGCCCTCGTGATCAACATGAGCATAGGCAAGCTCATCTACTTGAGCCGCAGTAGCTCGCTCAACATCAACCTGAACCTCAGCAACCTGCTCGACAACAAGAATATCCAGACGGGCGGCTACCAGCAGGGACGCTTCGACTACAAGAACTACGACATGTCGAAGTACCCCAACAAGTACTACTATGCCCAAGGCTTCAAGATGTATCTCAACCTGGGTGTGCGCTTCTGA